The sequence TCTTGAAATGAAACTCGTCGCCGAAGGGATAGAAACCCCAGCACAATGGAATTTCCTAAAAGACTTAGGCTGTGATTTCGCCCAAGGCTATTTAATTTCTAAGCCACTGCCTTTCGATGACGTCACACCATTACTCAAACAAAAGTACCAGATACGACTCGATTCCGATGGTGAAGCTGAATGCAGTAATTTCTAAGCGTAAAACGCCTAAAAACAAAAAAGCAGCCTAGGCTGCTTTTTTGTTTTTTACATAGAATGTTAAGCCTGTGGTTGGCTCTGACCATTCATAATGCTTTCACCGCCCTTTGAGGCAAGCTTTGCTAAGTCTTTATCAATAAAGAACAACGCTTTACCATCTTCGCCTACTAAACGGATTTTATCGACAATCGACTTGAACAGTTTCTCTTCTTCGTGCTGCTCAGCGACATACCATTGTAGGAAATTAAAGGTTGAGTAATCTTGGTTAGCAAATGCTGCATGGGCTAATGCATTGATTTGGCGAGTGATCAACTGTTCATGTTCATAGGTCAACTCGAACAAGGCTAGCAAAGATGAAAATTGCGACTGTGGCGCTTCGATAGCCCCTAATAAAGGCAAACCACCGGTTTCACTCACATAGGTGAACAGACGACGCATATGGCCCATTTCTTCATCGGCATGCTCACGCATAAACTTAGCTGCACCTTCAAACCCTTGATCCTCACACCATGCACTCATTTGCAGGTATAAGTTTGAGGAAAAGAACTCCATATTAATTTGTTCATTCAACTTGTCGATCATGGCTGCTGACAGCATAGTAAACCCTCTTTTGCGCTCGAACTGAATCATAGGGTCACATTGTCATTAAGGGGGCCAATAAAAGCAACAAAATTTACCTTTCATACTTATCTAAGTTAATGATTCTTTGATAAAAATGATTTTCATTTGTTCATAGACTCGTGTTCAGCCCTATGGTTTGGTATTCAAATAAGCTGCGATTTACCTTTAAATCGGCAGTAAAAACTGACAGTCCTATCACAGAAACAGGTATACAGATCATAGCCATCGCAGATCACCATGGCATAATAGACAACCCTACTCAGGTGAAAACTCATTTCGCGTTGTCCTAGACAACCATTGCATTTAAGGAAGACCCGATGTCCGTAAAAGCCGATCCTTGTTCGCAACCTAGCCTTATGCATCCCGATCAGGCCATTCCTCTTTTGCTCGAACAAGTGAGTCCTGTGTCAGACACCGAAGTCGTACCATTGCCCCACGCACTTGGTAGAGTATTGGCCGAAGATCTGGCCTCTTGTATTGACTTACCCCCCTTCGATAACTCCTCGATGGACGGTTATGCCTTTCGTTTTGCCGACTTAAATACACAAACCAATCGCACCTCATTGCGACTCATAGGTAGCGCGTTTGCGGGCCATGGTTTTGAAGGTAAAGCCAAAGCAAACACTTGTGTGCGTATTATGACAGGTGCGCCCGTGCCTGTGGGTTATGACACAGTACAGATGCAGGAAGAAACGGAAGTTCAAGGTGAACTTATCCTCATTAATCACCCCAAAGGCAAAGGGGCAAATGTACGCTGCAAAGGTGAAGAACTCACCCAAGGCACCAAAGTACTCACCGCAGGAACTCAAATTGGGGCGGCAGAGTTAGGCGTATTAGCCACGATTGGCGTGAGCCAAGTGCGGGTTTATCGCCAGTTAAAGGTTGCCTTTTTCTCAACGGGAGATGAATTACGTCCCGTCGGCAGTGAGCTTGCTCCCGGTCAAATTTACGACTCTAACCGTTACTCTATTCAAGGTTTGCTCAGCAGGGCAAATGTGGAATGGATTGATTTAGGCGTGATAGCCGATGATCCTGAAGCGATTCGCCAAGCGTTTCGTACCGCAGCCAGCCAAGCCGATATGGTACTGACCTCGGGTGGCGTATCCGTGGGCGAAGCCGACTTTACTAAACAAATTCTCGATGAAGAAGGCCAAATTACCTTTTGGAAACTCGCGATTAAACCGGGTAAACCCTTTGCAATGGGGCGTATAGGTAAGGCCGTATTCTGTGGTTTACCGGGTAATCCCGTTTCTTCAATGGTGACTTTTTATAAGTTAGTGTGGCCCATACTGAACAAGATGCAGGGATTAACCCCTGTAACGCCTTTGATGTTGGATGCAATACTGACAACGCCAGTGCGTAAACATCCTGGCCGAGTTGAATATCAACGGGGAGTGTTAAGCCGTAACACCCAAGGAGAACTTGAAGTCGCCATTACGGGCAGCCAAGGTTCTGGCATGCTGACCTCCATGAGCCTCGCGAACTGTTTTGTAATATTAGAGCAATCCCAAGGTGATACTCCCGCAGGTTCTAAAGTAACAGTAGAACCTTTTAACACAGTGCTTTGCTAGGATTAGCGTAATATGAATGATCAAGTCGATATCCTCAGCGACAGCGAACTTTTAAGATATAGCCGTCAGATCTCCATCAAAGCGATGGATATCGACGGTCAAGAACGCTTAAAACAGGCCAAAGTACTTATGATAGGCGCGGGTGGCTTGGGCTGCGCCGCCAGCCAATACCTGACAGTTGCGGGCATTGGCGAACTCACACTTGTGGATTTTGATACGGTTGAACTCTCCAACCTACAACGCCAAGTGTTACATCAAGACGCTAATATTGGTCAGCCCAAAGTGGCGTCAGCAAAACAAACACTAAGCCAGTTAAATCCCCATGTAGCAATCAACACTATCAATGCTGTGTTAGATGACCACGAATTTGATGCGCTTATCGCCGACCACAATATAGTGCTCGATTGTACCGATAATGTTAGCGTGCGTGAGCAGCTTAATCTCTGTTGTTTTAAGCATAAAGTGCCCTTAATTTCTGCCGCGGCTATCCGTATGGAAGGCATGGTAACTGTGTTTGATTATCAGGTTGAAACCCCTTGTTATCATTGTTTTAGCGCCCTATTTGGCGAGCAGCAATTAAGCTGTGTTGAATCAGGAATTCTCGCCCCTGTAGTGGGGATGATCGGTTGCTTACAAGCGGTTGAAGCCATTAAAGTCATAACCGGAATGGGTAAGACACTGGCAGGGCGTATTTTAATGATCGATGCAATGACCATGGAATTTCGCGAAATGAAACTGCCCAAACAACCCCATTGTAAGATTTGCCAATAACAGCCGTAGTGGTTTTAGATTAACTTCGCTTTATACAGCGATAAATTATAAGGATATAAAGGATCATATGGATTCACAAAATAGCGTTTTTGACCGTAGCACGACAAACGACACTATCATAGGCGCGGGGCTTTATAACCTAGTGATAGGCCTAACGCTCGTTTGGGGATTTGCAGTTAACTATTGGATGGTCACTAATATTGATCCCAACACGATTGCAAGTATTAACCCTTGGATTTTCTTTATCGGCTATTTTGCCTCCTGTTTCTTTGGGATTTATCTATTTCAAAAATCGAGTAACCCCGTCGTAAGCTTTATTGGCTATAACTTTGTAGTCGTCCCCTTTGGCTTAATTATCAATATGGTAGTGAGTCAATATGATCCAGAGTTAGTCACGGAAGCCATCAGAATAACGGGGCTAGTGACCGTAGCGATGATGTGCTTAGGTACACTTTTCCCCGCCTTTTTCCAAAAAATTGCTGGCGCACTCACCATAGCACTACTGCTCGTTATCGTGGTTGAACTGATTGAAATATTTATCTTTAATACTCACCACGGTATTTTAGATTGGATAGTCGTGCTTATTTTCTGCGGTTATATCGGTTACGACTGGGGACGGGCGAATCAAATCCCCAAGACCATAGATAATGCCATTGATAGTGCCGCGGCTTTATATATGGATATCATCAACCTATTCTTACGAATTTTGCGCATATTAGGTCGTAAATAAGCACCTTACCTATCGGTGACACTATTGAAGAATGGGCATTATTTCGCCGCGATCATAAAGAAGAAAACCAATAGCTTAATACCAAGGTAGGCGTCAATGACACCTACCTTTTATATTCAATTAATCTGATAAATGCGCATTGCGCCAGATTTTACGTTTAGCTGCCGACTGAAAGCTCCATGCTAAAATCCGCGTCATTTTATTGCCTTGCTGCATTTCTATGGTTTTGACTGTATCTACGGCCAATTTCGCTAATGCTTGATAGCATGGTTTCAAATTTTCCTTCTTAGAGACCAGACTCGTAAACCACAAACATTGATCGGCAAATGCTTGGCTCTCATCGATCATTGTGGCTAAAAACTGCGGCTCACCGCCTTGGCACCAGAGTTCTGCCCCCTGTCCCCCAAAATTCAGTTTAGCCACAGGTTTGGCTGTACGACCGCGATTAAGTTGCAGATTACGGACTTTACGCAGGCTTCCTTCTGCCGCTTCGGCTAAAGAAGCGTGAAAAGGTGGATTACAGAGGGTTAACTCGAAGCGTTCTTGAGGCTGAATAACGCCCTTAAATATCGCGCTTTCATCGCCCTGCAATCTTAAATTTAAACGGCCGTGTAATACAGGATTTTGTGCAATGATCCCTTGGACATTCGCTAAAGAAATCGAATTGATATCCGATGCCACAAAATGCCAACCATAAACTTGGCAGCCCAAAATAGGGTAAATACCATTCGCGCCAGTACCAATATCGAGTACAGAAACACGATCCATAACTAAGTGGTGATCTCCTTCAGCTAAAAGATCTGCCAAATAGTGTAGATAATCCACTCTACCGGGAATAGGAGGACATAGCGCGCCTTTAGGGATATCCCAAAAATCAATCCCATAATGATGTTTAAGTAGCGCAGTATTCAGGGTTTTAACCGCCTCTGGATCCGCAAAATCTATGGATAATCCACCAAATGATGTTGGTCGCACAAAGGCATTAAGTCGAGGAAATGCTTTGATCAGAGCGTTAAAATCATAGCCATTAATATGGACATTGCGTGGATGTAGTGCTTTTTTTATCTCAGCGATTGAACGTGTGTTAACGGGAGTCCTTTTCACCTTAGCTCGAGCACTCGGATGTTGAGTTTTAGGCTTACCGTTAGGCGCATTACAGGATAGTATCTGAGTAGAACGAGGAGGTTTTGGCATAACAACTCAATACATAGGGCCGATACTGACTCGGCCCTTACGCTAATATGACGAGATTAATCGTAGAGATAAGAAGTAAATAACAAGTTTAAAATAATAGACTTACCCGATTCTTTAATAATGAGATTATTCAACATATCAAAGCACTCACGGCGGATCTCTTCTCGACCGATTAAGGATTTAACTTTCTCTTCCGATTGATTTCCAAGTATCTCGACAAGCGCAGCGCGCAGTAATGGATCATGGCGCTGAAGGATCAGTAAGTCTTCCGGATTTTTAACCATTAACTCAACACTGATCTTCACAAAACCGAGCTTTTTACGATTGGAAATATAATTGGTCACAATCTCGGGATCAAAACCATAGTAAGCATAGTTAGCCACAGGCGGCGTTGCGGGAGGCGTTTCTTTCTCATCAGCGGCATAGACACTGAAAACAACACCAAACACCATCAGGCAGGCTGTTAGTAATTTTTTCATCGTGGTTTATAGCTCCCTAACAAGTGTGGTCAATGGAAGAAACTTCCCAATCTATCTGCTCGCGCCGCGACATGGTAGACTGCCGACGTTTGCCTATATTGTAACGAGTATTTAATGAATGTGACTAGCTTAAGCTTCCCCTATGGTGAATCTATTCAATGGTTTTGTGCTGATCGTACCGATAAACTTCCCCCGTCACCGCTAAAAGAGTGGTTACTCGCCCCAGGCAGCCTGACAAAAAAACTCAAAACCTGCTGCAATCAGTTTGAAGTCAAAGTCCTCGGTGAAGGCCAACTCGCCCCCTTCAAAGATGAATATCCTCAGCAAGGCTCTGTTTGGGTTCGTGAAGTATTGCTATGCCTTGATAATGTTCCTTGGGTGTTTGCCAGAACCTTAATCCCACTCTCTTTGCTGTCTGAACGAGAAGCGGATTTTCTCGGTTTGGGTTCTCGTCCCCTTGGCGAATTACTCTTTAGCCAAGATAACTTTATCCCCGGCAGAATAGAAGTCGCCAGCTTTGATACAGGTAGTCGTCTTGCACACTTAGCTGCAAGTTTAGATCAAAGGGTTGAACATCTCCTGTGGGGACGCCGTCGCTATTTTCACCACGGCCAGGATGAGATGATCGTCAGTGAAATATTTTTACCTGCGGCCGAGCGAGCAATTTGCCAGTGATCACTTTTATCTTGCGTTAATTCTTAATCACAATGCAGAAAAATGCCTCTAAATAGAGGCATTTTTCATCTGGTTCTTAGTAAGCATGTAACTGACGACGCCAAGCAAATAAACCAAGGAAAGCAAGACTTAACCAACCTAAACTACCACCACCTCCACCAGAACCTTCACTACTCGGAGGTGTTACTGGCGGCGTGACAGACGCGGTAACTGTTACCGTTGAACTGCTACTGGCTGTTGTATTTTGTGTATCTGTTACTGTGAGTGTCACTGTGTAAGTCCCAGCCGCCGTATAGGTGTGGGTTGGCGCTGCCGCTGTACTTGTGGTGCCATCGCCAAAATCCCAAGCGTAGGTTACTGCACCTACAGCACCTTGAGTATTACTGACAAAGTTGACGGCTAACTGATTCACTGTTTTAGTAAAACTGACCGTTAATGGCACTATCACAGCGGAGTTCGCATTGGCTAAGCGAACAACCGCAGTACTGTTATTGCTGGCTTGGGATAAAACCTCCATCGTTAGGCCTAGTTTCTGCAACACCATACCTGACTGAGGTTGCAGGGGCGCACTGTAATCTAAACTGTCATCGAATAGGCTTACGGCATTAAGATGGCTATCCCCCGCAAACGCTGTTTGTCTCACAGTGCTAAAAGCTGCATCGCGGATTTGCTCATCGGTAGAGCGAGTACCGATCATATTTTGGTCGGCATCAATAACACCAATCAAACTATACCCAGGATGAGCAGACACATTATTGTCGTAATAGCTTAAGTTCTCTAACCATAA is a genomic window of Shewanella putrefaciens containing:
- the ftnA gene encoding non-heme ferritin; this translates as MLSAAMIDKLNEQINMEFFSSNLYLQMSAWCEDQGFEGAAKFMREHADEEMGHMRRLFTYVSETGGLPLLGAIEAPQSQFSSLLALFELTYEHEQLITRQINALAHAAFANQDYSTFNFLQWYVAEQHEEEKLFKSIVDKIRLVGEDGKALFFIDKDLAKLASKGGESIMNGQSQPQA
- the moeB gene encoding molybdopterin-synthase adenylyltransferase MoeB, with the translated sequence MNDQVDILSDSELLRYSRQISIKAMDIDGQERLKQAKVLMIGAGGLGCAASQYLTVAGIGELTLVDFDTVELSNLQRQVLHQDANIGQPKVASAKQTLSQLNPHVAINTINAVLDDHEFDALIADHNIVLDCTDNVSVREQLNLCCFKHKVPLISAAAIRMEGMVTVFDYQVETPCYHCFSALFGEQQLSCVESGILAPVVGMIGCLQAVEAIKVITGMGKTLAGRILMIDAMTMEFREMKLPKQPHCKICQ
- a CDS encoding Bax inhibitor-1 family protein; the protein is MDSQNSVFDRSTTNDTIIGAGLYNLVIGLTLVWGFAVNYWMVTNIDPNTIASINPWIFFIGYFASCFFGIYLFQKSSNPVVSFIGYNFVVVPFGLIINMVVSQYDPELVTEAIRITGLVTVAMMCLGTLFPAFFQKIAGALTIALLLVIVVELIEIFIFNTHHGILDWIVVLIFCGYIGYDWGRANQIPKTIDNAIDSAAALYMDIINLFLRILRILGRK
- the rlmF gene encoding 23S rRNA (adenine(1618)-N(6))-methyltransferase RlmF — protein: MPKPPRSTQILSCNAPNGKPKTQHPSARAKVKRTPVNTRSIAEIKKALHPRNVHINGYDFNALIKAFPRLNAFVRPTSFGGLSIDFADPEAVKTLNTALLKHHYGIDFWDIPKGALCPPIPGRVDYLHYLADLLAEGDHHLVMDRVSVLDIGTGANGIYPILGCQVYGWHFVASDINSISLANVQGIIAQNPVLHGRLNLRLQGDESAIFKGVIQPQERFELTLCNPPFHASLAEAAEGSLRKVRNLQLNRGRTAKPVAKLNFGGQGAELWCQGGEPQFLATMIDESQAFADQCLWFTSLVSKKENLKPCYQALAKLAVDTVKTIEMQQGNKMTRILAWSFQSAAKRKIWRNAHLSD
- the moeA gene encoding molybdopterin molybdotransferase MoeA, which encodes MSVKADPCSQPSLMHPDQAIPLLLEQVSPVSDTEVVPLPHALGRVLAEDLASCIDLPPFDNSSMDGYAFRFADLNTQTNRTSLRLIGSAFAGHGFEGKAKANTCVRIMTGAPVPVGYDTVQMQEETEVQGELILINHPKGKGANVRCKGEELTQGTKVLTAGTQIGAAELGVLATIGVSQVRVYRQLKVAFFSTGDELRPVGSELAPGQIYDSNRYSIQGLLSRANVEWIDLGVIADDPEAIRQAFRTAASQADMVLTSGGVSVGEADFTKQILDEEGQITFWKLAIKPGKPFAMGRIGKAVFCGLPGNPVSSMVTFYKLVWPILNKMQGLTPVTPLMLDAILTTPVRKHPGRVEYQRGVLSRNTQGELEVAITGSQGSGMLTSMSLANCFVILEQSQGDTPAGSKVTVEPFNTVLC
- a CDS encoding flagellar basal body-associated protein FliL; the protein is MKKLLTACLMVFGVVFSVYAADEKETPPATPPVANYAYYGFDPEIVTNYISNRKKLGFVKISVELMVKNPEDLLILQRHDPLLRAALVEILGNQSEEKVKSLIGREEIRRECFDMLNNLIIKESGKSIILNLLFTSYLYD
- a CDS encoding chorismate--pyruvate lyase family protein, which translates into the protein MNVTSLSFPYGESIQWFCADRTDKLPPSPLKEWLLAPGSLTKKLKTCCNQFEVKVLGEGQLAPFKDEYPQQGSVWVREVLLCLDNVPWVFARTLIPLSLLSEREADFLGLGSRPLGELLFSQDNFIPGRIEVASFDTGSRLAHLAASLDQRVEHLLWGRRRYFHHGQDEMIVSEIFLPAAERAICQ